A part of Streptomyces sp. DSM 40750 genomic DNA contains:
- a CDS encoding carbohydrate ABC transporter permease, producing MTAYAATAPGARLKKLLRRRDDHGGAPRLSPLWTFVAWLATLAFFAPVAWMVLTSFHQEADAATNPPTPFAPFTFEQYETLFGRNITPFLLNSAMASVISTLLVLALAVPAAYALSIKPVEKWTDVMFFFLSTKFLPAIAALLPIYLIVKDVGMLDNVWTLVILYTAMDLPIAVWMMRSFLAEVPKEILEAAEVDGAGLLTVLWRVVAPVAMPGLAATSLICFIFSWNEFLFAVNLTATTASTAPVFLVGFITNEGLFLARLCAAATLVSLPVLIAGFAAQDKLVRGLSLGAVK from the coding sequence ATGACCGCGTACGCGGCAACCGCCCCTGGGGCGAGGCTGAAGAAGCTTCTGCGTCGGCGCGACGACCACGGCGGCGCGCCACGGCTCTCTCCCCTGTGGACCTTCGTCGCCTGGCTCGCCACGCTGGCGTTCTTCGCGCCGGTGGCGTGGATGGTGCTCACCTCCTTCCACCAGGAGGCGGACGCGGCGACCAACCCGCCCACCCCCTTCGCCCCGTTCACCTTCGAGCAGTACGAGACACTGTTCGGCCGGAACATCACCCCCTTCCTCCTCAACTCGGCCATGGCCAGCGTCATTTCGACGCTCCTCGTCCTCGCCCTCGCGGTTCCGGCGGCCTACGCGCTGTCCATCAAGCCGGTCGAGAAGTGGACCGACGTGATGTTCTTCTTCCTCTCCACCAAGTTCCTCCCGGCGATCGCCGCCCTCCTGCCGATCTACCTGATCGTCAAGGACGTCGGGATGCTCGACAACGTGTGGACGCTCGTCATCCTCTACACCGCCATGGACCTCCCGATCGCGGTGTGGATGATGCGTTCCTTCCTCGCCGAGGTCCCCAAGGAGATCCTGGAGGCGGCCGAGGTCGACGGCGCGGGCCTGCTCACCGTGTTGTGGCGGGTCGTCGCACCGGTCGCCATGCCCGGACTCGCCGCCACCTCGCTCATCTGCTTCATCTTCAGCTGGAACGAATTCCTTTTCGCCGTCAACCTCACCGCGACCACGGCATCGACCGCGCCGGTCTTCCTCGTCGGCTTCATCACCAACGAGGGCCTCTTCCTCGCCCGGCTCTGCGCCGCCGCCACGCTGGTCTCGCTGCCGGTCCTCATCGCCGGTTTCGCCGCCCAGGACAAACTGGTCCGCGGCCTGTCCCTAGGAGCAGTCAAGTGA
- a CDS encoding acyl-CoA dehydrogenase family protein: MPIQFDVDPTVAQLAASTAEFVREVVIPAERECGGSVHDAPEAVRETLQKAARDAGVFAPHVPTRWGGHGLDLRGQAVVFEAAGYSLLGPLALNCAAPDEGNMHLLEKVATDEQKQTYLRPLAAGETRSCFAMTEPAPGAGADPRSLRTTATRVPGGWRIDGRKWFITGAHGAGFAIVMARTSGSPGDPGGATMFLVDADNPGMRLVRDIETLDESLFAGHSEIVFDECVVGEQQVLGAVDRGFEGAQVRLGPARMTHCMRWLGAARRAQDVALERAGSRMAFGSALGDLGMVQQMLADSEIDIEASRALILRTAWELDTGSAAAAQLTSVSKTFVAEAVNRVVDRAVQICGALGISAADAPLARLYREVRPFRIYDGPSETHRFAIARRAVRPYRQPRTGVADG; encoded by the coding sequence GTGCCCATCCAGTTCGATGTCGATCCGACTGTCGCTCAACTCGCCGCATCCACCGCCGAGTTCGTGCGCGAGGTGGTCATTCCGGCCGAGCGTGAGTGCGGCGGGTCCGTCCACGACGCCCCCGAGGCGGTGCGGGAAACCCTGCAGAAAGCCGCCCGTGACGCGGGCGTGTTCGCTCCGCACGTACCGACCCGGTGGGGCGGACACGGACTGGACCTGCGCGGGCAGGCGGTGGTGTTCGAAGCGGCGGGCTACTCGCTGCTCGGACCGCTGGCGCTGAACTGCGCGGCCCCCGACGAGGGCAACATGCACCTGCTGGAGAAGGTGGCCACCGACGAACAGAAGCAGACGTATCTGCGTCCGCTCGCCGCGGGCGAGACACGGTCGTGCTTCGCCATGACCGAACCCGCTCCGGGAGCGGGCGCCGATCCCCGCTCCCTGCGGACCACCGCGACCCGGGTTCCCGGCGGCTGGCGCATCGACGGACGCAAGTGGTTCATCACCGGTGCCCACGGGGCGGGCTTCGCCATCGTCATGGCCCGGACCTCCGGCAGCCCCGGCGACCCTGGCGGCGCCACCATGTTCCTGGTCGACGCCGACAATCCCGGCATGCGCCTCGTCCGCGACATCGAGACGCTGGACGAGTCGCTCTTCGCCGGGCACAGCGAGATCGTCTTCGACGAGTGCGTGGTGGGCGAGCAGCAGGTGCTCGGTGCGGTGGACCGCGGCTTCGAAGGCGCCCAGGTCCGGCTCGGCCCCGCCCGGATGACCCACTGCATGCGCTGGCTGGGAGCGGCCCGCCGTGCCCAGGATGTCGCGCTGGAACGGGCAGGCAGCCGGATGGCGTTCGGCTCGGCCCTGGGAGACCTCGGCATGGTCCAGCAGATGCTGGCCGACTCCGAGATCGACATCGAGGCGAGCCGCGCCCTGATCCTGCGTACCGCCTGGGAGCTGGACACCGGCTCCGCAGCCGCCGCACAGCTCACCTCGGTGTCCAAGACCTTCGTGGCGGAGGCGGTGAACCGAGTGGTCGACCGGGCGGTGCAGATCTGCGGAGCCCTCGGCATCTCGGCCGCCGACGCCCCGCTGGCCCGTCTGTACAGGGAGGTGCGGCCGTTCCGCATCTACGACGGCCCGTCGGAGACGCACCGTTTCGCCATAGCGCGCCGCGCGGTGCGGCCCTACCGGCAGCCACGCACGGGTGTCGCCGACGGCTGA
- a CDS encoding enoyl-CoA hydratase/isomerase family protein yields MSLPERTEPVRIVRHPGGVVELRLDDPGRGNALDLRTAEALRDSASEVAADPGGAVLLRAAGGSFCVGGDLRAFAGRGTETGAYVHAVASAAHAAIQALHDLPVPLVTAVRGAAAGGGIGLALVGDLVLAARSARFRLAYTAIGLTPDCGASWFLPRLAGPRRAADLILTNRVLTGDDAERWGLVSRCVDDEELDDAAHRAAADLAAGSGAALRAAKGLLRVGAGDELRRHLAEEARSIAALADGREAQERMASFLAARGRPKAGDGRAPAKESESVS; encoded by the coding sequence ATGAGCCTCCCCGAGCGCACCGAGCCGGTCCGGATCGTCCGCCACCCCGGCGGGGTCGTCGAGCTGCGACTGGACGATCCGGGGCGGGGCAACGCCTTGGACCTCAGGACGGCCGAGGCGCTGCGGGACAGCGCCTCGGAGGTGGCCGCGGACCCGGGCGGCGCGGTCCTGCTGCGGGCGGCGGGCGGCAGCTTCTGCGTGGGCGGCGACCTGCGCGCATTCGCCGGTCGCGGCACGGAGACCGGCGCCTACGTGCACGCCGTGGCGAGCGCCGCGCACGCCGCGATACAGGCCCTGCACGACCTGCCCGTGCCCTTGGTGACCGCTGTGCGCGGCGCGGCCGCGGGTGGCGGGATCGGTCTCGCCCTCGTGGGTGACCTGGTGCTGGCGGCCCGGTCGGCGCGGTTCCGGCTGGCGTACACGGCGATCGGGCTCACGCCGGACTGCGGGGCCTCGTGGTTCCTGCCGCGCCTGGCGGGCCCCCGCAGGGCGGCGGACCTGATCCTGACCAATCGGGTCCTGACCGGCGACGACGCCGAACGGTGGGGACTGGTCTCCCGGTGCGTGGACGACGAGGAACTGGACGACGCGGCGCACCGGGCCGCGGCGGATCTGGCCGCCGGTTCCGGTGCCGCGCTGCGCGCCGCGAAGGGTTTGCTGCGCGTCGGCGCCGGTGACGAGCTGCGCCGTCACCTCGCCGAAGAGGCGCGGTCGATCGCCGCCCTCGCGGACGGCCGGGAGGCACAGGAGCGCATGGCGTCGTTTCTCGCCGCGCGAGGCCGCCCGAAGGCGGGCGACGGCCGGGCCCCGGCCAAGGAATCGGAAAGTGTTTCTTGA
- a CDS encoding DUF2267 domain-containing protein, with protein sequence MAMRWEALLDQVQERGEYKNTEEAERAARTVLALLGAHLVGEVRAELAARLPEEMALVLLNPLQAREPLSPERFVRATAAWIEGATEQTAAWDVGAVLSVAADAAGEELTRRILLQLPAGYDLLFGYPKRV encoded by the coding sequence ATGGCCATGCGATGGGAGGCGTTGCTGGACCAGGTCCAGGAACGCGGCGAGTACAAGAACACCGAGGAAGCCGAGCGGGCGGCCCGCACGGTGCTGGCGCTGCTGGGCGCACATCTCGTGGGCGAGGTACGGGCGGAGCTGGCGGCCCGGCTGCCGGAGGAGATGGCCCTCGTCCTGCTCAACCCGCTCCAGGCACGCGAGCCGCTCTCCCCCGAGCGGTTCGTACGGGCCACCGCGGCGTGGATCGAGGGAGCCACGGAACAGACCGCGGCCTGGGACGTCGGTGCTGTGCTCAGCGTCGCCGCGGACGCCGCGGGCGAAGAGCTCACCCGGCGCATCCTGCTCCAGCTCCCGGCGGGTTACGACCTGCTGTTCGGCTACCCGAAGCGCGTATAG
- a CDS encoding DUF2267 domain-containing protein, whose amino-acid sequence MSSLQEPCRHTVGMTFEQMLERVRYEGAYPTRARAEEAVRAVLAAFGRQLTGGERMELAARLPHEAAVIFTSEAPAAEPLTGWGFVKDLASRTGGTAATTRWDAGTVLRTVARLAGEELLSRVLAQLPSGHALLFGRAELTQAA is encoded by the coding sequence ATGTCTTCCCTGCAAGAGCCGTGCCGGCACACCGTGGGCATGACGTTCGAGCAGATGCTGGAAAGAGTGCGGTACGAAGGCGCGTACCCCACCCGCGCACGGGCCGAGGAGGCCGTGCGCGCCGTGCTCGCCGCCTTCGGGCGCCAGCTGACGGGCGGCGAGCGGATGGAGCTCGCGGCCAGGCTGCCGCACGAGGCCGCCGTCATCTTCACATCAGAGGCCCCCGCCGCCGAACCCCTCACCGGCTGGGGCTTCGTCAAGGACCTGGCGTCCCGCACCGGCGGCACGGCGGCCACCACCCGCTGGGACGCCGGTACCGTCCTGCGCACCGTGGCCCGGCTCGCCGGCGAGGAACTCCTCAGCCGTGTCCTCGCCCAACTCCCCTCCGGCCACGCCCTGCTGTTCGGCCGCGCCGAACTCACCCAGGCGGCCTGA
- a CDS encoding type III effector protein yields the protein MTIADQPAPRPRDLTPTSFLAAAALTTINEALRTARTPRDAEQPEPAQAGSRQALAALLLLREVRDQLAEWEPDLIEEAREAGASWADLAHPLGVSSRQAAERRYLRVRPGNPGSTGEQRVRATRDRRAADRTVTAWARANAADLRQLAGQITALADLPAAARTPLVELTAALADNDAAVLLGPLADTHTYLASGHPDLAARVDDIARHTARLRRHSGEQRREPRKPPGP from the coding sequence ATGACCATCGCCGATCAGCCCGCCCCCCGCCCCCGCGACCTCACCCCCACGTCCTTCCTCGCCGCCGCGGCGCTGACCACCATCAACGAGGCCCTGCGCACCGCCCGGACACCGCGGGACGCAGAGCAGCCCGAACCCGCCCAGGCCGGCTCGCGGCAGGCACTCGCCGCGCTCCTGCTGCTCCGCGAGGTGCGCGATCAGCTCGCCGAATGGGAACCGGACCTGATCGAAGAAGCCCGGGAGGCCGGCGCCAGCTGGGCCGACCTCGCCCACCCCCTCGGCGTCTCCAGCCGCCAGGCCGCCGAACGCCGCTACCTGCGCGTGCGGCCCGGAAACCCGGGGTCCACGGGTGAACAGCGGGTGCGGGCCACCCGCGACCGCCGCGCCGCCGACCGCACTGTCACCGCCTGGGCCCGCGCCAACGCCGCGGACCTGCGCCAACTCGCCGGCCAGATCACCGCGCTCGCCGACCTCCCCGCCGCCGCCCGCACCCCGCTCGTCGAGCTCACCGCCGCCCTCGCCGACAACGACGCCGCCGTCCTCCTCGGCCCTCTGGCGGACACGCACACGTACCTGGCGTCCGGCCACCCCGATCTCGCGGCGCGCGTGGACGACATCGCCCGCCACACCGCCCGACTCCGCCGGCACAGCGGCGAGCAGCGCCGAGAACCCCGGAAGCCGCCGGGCCCTTGA
- a CDS encoding zinc-dependent alcohol dehydrogenase family protein, whose product MKAAVIEAPGKVTVATVPDPTPGPREVVVDVAACGLCGTDLHILQGEFAPTLPVVPGHEFAGEVVGLGSEVTELAIGDRVAVDPSLYCNECRYCRVGRNNLCDRWAAIGVTVAGGAAEFAVAPVANCVRLPDHVDVQDAALIEPLSCAVRGYDVLSARMGSHVLIYGTGTMGLMMLELAKRTGASSVDVVDVNPERLATAQKLGCSQAALSAEELGRTGGWDVVIDATGNAAAIQDGLERVAKAGTFLQFGVSDYATTATISPYRIYNQEITITGSMAVLHSFERAAELFGTGVLDPQVFISDRLPLAQYPQALDQFAAGQGRKIIVLP is encoded by the coding sequence GTGAAAGCCGCTGTCATCGAAGCCCCCGGCAAGGTCACCGTCGCCACGGTGCCCGACCCCACTCCCGGGCCGCGCGAGGTCGTGGTCGATGTGGCGGCCTGCGGACTGTGCGGGACCGATCTGCACATCCTGCAGGGCGAGTTCGCACCGACTCTGCCGGTCGTGCCGGGCCACGAGTTCGCCGGGGAGGTCGTGGGCCTCGGCAGCGAGGTCACCGAACTCGCGATCGGCGACCGGGTCGCCGTGGACCCCTCGCTCTACTGCAACGAGTGCCGCTACTGCCGGGTCGGACGCAACAACCTCTGCGACCGGTGGGCGGCGATCGGCGTGACCGTGGCGGGTGGGGCCGCCGAGTTCGCCGTGGCGCCCGTCGCCAACTGTGTACGGCTGCCGGACCATGTGGACGTCCAGGACGCGGCGCTGATCGAGCCGCTGTCCTGCGCCGTGCGCGGCTACGACGTGCTCAGCGCCAGGATGGGCTCCCATGTGCTGATCTACGGCACCGGCACGATGGGCCTGATGATGCTGGAGCTGGCCAAGCGCACCGGCGCCTCCTCGGTGGATGTCGTGGACGTCAACCCGGAACGGCTGGCGACGGCCCAGAAGCTGGGCTGTTCACAGGCGGCGCTCTCCGCCGAGGAGTTGGGGCGGACGGGCGGCTGGGACGTGGTCATCGACGCGACCGGCAACGCCGCCGCCATCCAGGACGGCCTCGAACGCGTCGCCAAGGCCGGAACATTCCTTCAGTTCGGCGTCTCCGACTACGCGACAACGGCCACCATTTCGCCGTACCGCATCTACAACCAGGAGATCACCATCACCGGCTCCATGGCGGTGCTGCACAGCTTCGAGCGCGCTGCGGAACTGTTCGGCACCGGGGTGCTCGATCCGCAGGTGTTCATCAGCGACCGGCTGCCGCTCGCGCAGTATCCGCAAGCACTGGACCAGTTCGCCGCCGGCCAGGGACGCAAGATCATCGTGCTGCCCTGA
- a CDS encoding carbohydrate ABC transporter permease: MTTLIEPSRTAPPRVRPHTSTAISKWRRRGPLLPALIFTVVVTQLPFVATLVISTFQWNILQPADRHFTGLSNYGIVFTDGRLRAAVLNTVVLTASVVVISVVLGLALALLLDRRFPGRGLARTLLIAPFLVMPVAAALLWKHAIYNPDYGLLNGTLNAVYQFFGADHGPTIDWVSNFPMPAVVLSLVWQWTPFMMLILLAGLQAQPGDVLEAARVDGASALQTFRHITLPHLRQYIELGVLLGTIYVVQTFDAVYTITQGGPGKQTTNLPYEIYLTMFRKYEYGEAAAAGVVVVLGSIVIATFALRTIASLFREEVSR, from the coding sequence ATGACCACGCTCATCGAACCATCCAGGACGGCACCACCTCGCGTGCGCCCACACACGTCCACCGCCATCAGCAAGTGGCGGCGGCGCGGTCCGCTGCTCCCGGCGCTGATCTTCACCGTCGTCGTCACACAGTTGCCCTTCGTGGCCACCCTCGTCATCTCCACCTTCCAGTGGAACATCCTGCAACCGGCCGACAGGCACTTCACCGGCCTGTCCAACTACGGGATCGTCTTCACCGACGGGCGACTGCGCGCGGCGGTGCTCAACACCGTCGTGCTCACCGCGTCGGTGGTCGTCATCAGCGTGGTCCTCGGTCTGGCTCTGGCGCTGCTGCTCGACCGCAGGTTCCCCGGCCGGGGCCTGGCACGCACGCTGCTCATCGCCCCGTTCCTCGTCATGCCGGTCGCGGCGGCGCTGCTGTGGAAGCACGCCATCTACAACCCCGACTACGGACTGCTCAACGGCACCCTCAACGCCGTCTACCAGTTCTTCGGCGCGGACCACGGCCCCACGATCGACTGGGTGTCGAACTTCCCCATGCCGGCCGTCGTGCTGTCCCTGGTGTGGCAGTGGACGCCGTTCATGATGCTGATCCTCCTGGCCGGCCTGCAGGCGCAGCCCGGCGACGTCCTGGAGGCCGCCCGCGTCGACGGGGCCTCGGCGCTGCAGACCTTCCGCCACATCACGCTGCCGCACCTGCGCCAGTACATCGAGCTGGGCGTCCTGCTCGGCACGATCTACGTCGTGCAGACCTTCGACGCGGTCTACACCATCACCCAGGGCGGCCCTGGCAAGCAGACCACCAACCTGCCCTACGAGATCTACCTGACCATGTTCCGCAAGTACGAGTACGGCGAGGCGGCCGCCGCCGGTGTCGTCGTCGTCCTCGGCTCGATCGTGATCGCGACCTTCGCGCTGCGGACCATCGCGTCGCTGTTCCGCGAGGAGGTGTCCCGATGA
- a CDS encoding Hsp20/alpha crystallin family protein, with protein sequence MLMRTDPFRELDRLTQQLLNTTGTWSRPSAMPMDAYREGEEYVIALDLPGVSPDAIDIDVERNMLTVKAERRPVTKADDVQMELSERPLGVFSRQVVLADTLDTEHIKADYDAGVLTLRIPIAERAKPRKVAIGGGSAHKEISG encoded by the coding sequence ATGTTGATGCGCACCGACCCGTTCCGTGAGCTCGATCGCCTCACCCAGCAGCTCCTGAACACGACCGGCACCTGGTCGCGGCCGTCGGCGATGCCGATGGACGCCTACCGTGAGGGCGAGGAGTATGTGATCGCCCTCGACCTGCCCGGCGTTTCCCCGGACGCGATCGACATCGACGTCGAGCGGAACATGCTGACCGTCAAGGCCGAGCGCCGGCCCGTCACCAAGGCGGACGACGTGCAGATGGAACTCTCCGAGCGGCCTCTGGGCGTCTTCTCCCGCCAGGTCGTGCTGGCCGACACCCTGGACACCGAGCACATCAAGGCGGACTACGACGCGGGCGTGCTGACCCTGCGTATCCCGATCGCCGAGCGCGCCAAGCCCCGCAAGGTCGCCATCGGCGGCGGCTCCGCGCACAAGGAGATCAGCGGCTGA